The bacterium genome window below encodes:
- a CDS encoding SDR family oxidoreductase → MSGPTGSVLDAFRLDDRVAIVTGSGRGIGAETARIFAEVGAKVVCVARTAEQIEATVAAIESAGGVGLAVACDLTDSAAADRVVEATIERFGGIDLLVNNAGGGGHVPTKYGQDEHFEAAIGLNFRAPFYLTRAVAPHMRARGDGAVVNVSSGFSRAANIGSIPYGGAKAALEQMTRMMAMEFAPEIRVNAIRVGAVTTENMRENLLARNPGIGEALEAWTPRARLGEPRDIGLAALYLCSPAADYVTARILPVDGGVVLERSATEIIERAERLAQERAAGRGDG, encoded by the coding sequence ATGAGCGGACCGACTGGCAGCGTGCTCGACGCCTTCCGTCTCGACGACCGCGTCGCGATCGTGACCGGCTCCGGCCGTGGGATCGGCGCCGAGACGGCACGGATCTTCGCGGAGGTCGGCGCGAAGGTCGTCTGCGTCGCCCGAACGGCGGAGCAGATCGAGGCCACCGTCGCGGCGATCGAGTCCGCGGGAGGCGTTGGACTCGCGGTCGCCTGCGACCTGACCGACTCGGCCGCCGCGGATCGGGTCGTCGAGGCCACGATCGAGCGCTTCGGCGGAATCGACCTGCTGGTGAACAACGCGGGCGGCGGCGGGCACGTTCCGACGAAGTACGGCCAGGACGAGCACTTCGAGGCCGCGATCGGGCTCAACTTCCGTGCCCCCTTCTACCTGACGCGCGCGGTCGCCCCGCACATGCGGGCGCGGGGCGACGGCGCGGTCGTGAACGTCTCCTCCGGCTTCTCGCGGGCGGCGAACATCGGCTCGATCCCCTACGGCGGCGCGAAGGCAGCGCTCGAGCAGATGACGCGGATGATGGCGATGGAGTTCGCGCCCGAGATCCGCGTGAACGCGATCCGGGTCGGGGCCGTCACGACCGAGAACATGCGCGAGAACCTGCTCGCGAGGAATCCCGGGATCGGCGAGGCGCTCGAGGCCTGGACGCCGCGGGCGCGGCTCGGCGAGCCCCGCGACATCGGACTGGCCGCGCTCTATCTGTGCAGCCCGGCGGCGGACTACGTGACGGCGCGGATCCTGCCGGTCGACGGCGGGGTCGTGCTCGAACGATCCGCCACCGAGATCATCGAACGTGCGGAACGCCTCGCCCAGGAACGCGCGGCAGGGAGGGGCGACGGATGA